GTGCGCCGGATCTTCTTCTACCATGCGGCGCAGACGGGAAATCTGCACATCAATCGAGCGTTCCATGGCACTGTACTCACGTCCGCGGGCCAGGTTCATCAGCTTATCGCGAGACAACGGCTCGCGCGGATGGCTAACCAGCGCCTTGAGTACGGCGAACTCACCGCTGGTCAGCGGCATCGGCTCGTCGTCGCGGAACATTTCGCGCGTGCCCAGATTCAGTTTGAACTTGCCGAACGCGATGATCGCCTCTTCCTGCGACGGTGCGCCCGGCAATTCGTTGGCCTGACGACGCAGCACCGCACGGATACGGGCCAACAGTTCGCGCGGGTTAAACGGTTTGGGAATATAGTCGTCCGCACCGATTTCCAGACCCACGATCCTGTCCACCTCTTCACCTTTCGCCGTCACCATAATGATCGGCATCGGGTTACTTTGACTGCGCAGACGGCGACAGATGGACAGACCATCCTCCCCCGGCAACATCAGATCCAGCACCATCAGATGGAAGGATTCGCGCGTCAGCAGGCGATCCATCTGTTCGGCGTTGGCGACGCTACGGACCTGAAAACCCTGCTCGGTCAGATAGCGTTCCAGCAACGCACGCAGGCGCATATCGTCATCCACAACCAGAATTTTATAATTCTCTTGCATCTCTCTTCTCCAAAGACGTGATAGCCGCCAGCGCTTGGCTTTATTACGAAGCACAATCTGATATTGTTCAGAAACCGGCAATGAACTGACAGTCGTTTCTGGTATATATTCTAGGCAAAATTGTTACAAAGGATATAAAAATACGGTGTAATCAAACCGTTCCTGTCGCTGAGTACTGCAAATCACGCCACAAATGACGATTTATCCGCTATGTTATCTCACAGCCAACGATTATAACGATTTTATGATCCTTACATTTCAGAAAAGCGTATGAAAACCGATCTGATCACGCGCGAAGGCTATGAAGCCCTGCATCAGGAACTCAATTATCTGTGGAAGGAACGCCGCCCGGAAATCACCGAGAAGGTGGCCTGGGCCGCCAGCCTGGGCGATCGCAGCGAAAACGCCGATTACCTCTACAATAAGCGCCTGCTGCGTGAAATCGACCGCCGGGTGCGCTATCTGCGTAAACGCCTGCAAGTGGTGCGGGTGGTGGATTACTCTCCCCAGCAGGACGGCAAGGTATTTTTCGGCGCCTGGGTCGAGGTGGAAAACGAAGACGGCGATGTGAAACGATTTCGGATCGTCGGGCCGGATGAAATTTACGGCCGCAAGGATTACATCTCGATTGACGCCCCGATGGCGCGCGCGCTGCTGAAAAAAGCGGTGGATGAAGAAGCGGTGGTCAATACGCCAACCGGTCCAAAGGTCTGGTACGTCAATAAAATCGACTATCGCAACCCCATCGGCTATCGCAACCCTATCGACTGACCTCCCCGACGCCCGTTATACCGGCGGGCGCACTCCCGGTAGCGCCTGCTGCGTTCGCCTTTCCCAGATGCCATATATCAAATCGTGTTTCAATTAGTAATATTTATTCTTTTTATGATATATAAATTCTCTATTTTACATATTTATTCTTACTTTGACATAAAGATGTCATTTCCCTCCCTTACCGTGGCCTCGATGATTACGGAGGGCCGTTTATGTTTAGCCTGGATAACCTATTACAAGAACTTGCTCCACATCGT
The DNA window shown above is from Dickeya dadantii NCPPB 898 and carries:
- the ompR gene encoding osmolarity response regulator transcription factor OmpR, whose protein sequence is MQENYKILVVDDDMRLRALLERYLTEQGFQVRSVANAEQMDRLLTRESFHLMVLDLMLPGEDGLSICRRLRSQSNPMPIIMVTAKGEEVDRIVGLEIGADDYIPKPFNPRELLARIRAVLRRQANELPGAPSQEEAIIAFGKFKLNLGTREMFRDDEPMPLTSGEFAVLKALVSHPREPLSRDKLMNLARGREYSAMERSIDVQISRLRRMVEEDPAHPRYIQTVWGLGYVFVPDGSKA
- the greB gene encoding transcription elongation factor GreB; amino-acid sequence: MKTDLITREGYEALHQELNYLWKERRPEITEKVAWAASLGDRSENADYLYNKRLLREIDRRVRYLRKRLQVVRVVDYSPQQDGKVFFGAWVEVENEDGDVKRFRIVGPDEIYGRKDYISIDAPMARALLKKAVDEEAVVNTPTGPKVWYVNKIDYRNPIGYRNPID